One window of Pseudomonadota bacterium genomic DNA carries:
- a CDS encoding MarC family protein produces MMSWDYIDFLYKTFIAFFVIIDPFAIIPVFINYTLNDSRTLRNKTAFKATLIAGIVLLIFALTGDKFLEFLGISHGSFRIAGGILLMFAGIDMVIAKNSGIRSTTKQENEEAVQKSDISVFPLAIPLIAGPGALTTLVISMGEVEGVIFYQISIILIVLFVLFLTYLCLMSSNLIFKILGVTGTNVLTRIFGIIIAAIAIEYIVKGLRDSFPALGGC; encoded by the coding sequence ATGATGAGTTGGGATTATATTGATTTTCTATATAAAACCTTTATTGCCTTTTTTGTTATCATTGACCCGTTTGCCATTATTCCCGTATTTATTAACTATACGCTTAATGATTCACGAACTCTACGAAATAAAACTGCTTTTAAAGCAACTTTAATAGCGGGAATAGTTCTTTTAATTTTTGCTTTAACAGGAGATAAATTTTTGGAATTTTTAGGAATCTCCCATGGATCCTTTCGAATAGCTGGCGGAATCCTTTTAATGTTTGCTGGAATTGATATGGTTATTGCAAAAAATAGTGGAATTCGATCAACGACGAAGCAAGAAAATGAAGAGGCTGTCCAAAAAAGCGATATTTCAGTTTTTCCTCTTGCCATTCCTCTTATTGCAGGACCAGGAGCACTTACAACTTTAGTTATTAGTATGGGAGAAGTTGAAGGAGTCATCTTTTATCAAATTAGTATTATTTTAATTGTCCTTTTCGTTTTATTCTTAACATATTTATGTTTGATGTCTTCTAATTTAATTTTTAAAATTCTTGGTGTTACAGGAACAAATGTTTTAACGCGTATTTTTGGAATCATTATCGCAGCTATAGCAATAGAATATATTGTTAAAGGATTAAGAGATAGTTTTCCGGCTTTAGGAGGATGCTAA